TGCTGATGATGCGCGTAGATTTCTCCAGCGCGATGAAGTTGTTCAAGAGCATCGCGACAAAGCTTGGTGTACCGAGCGTGAGCGCCGCCGCGCGATTCGCCGTCGCCTGACTTGGCTGAGCTTGCGGCGCGCGCGTCAATCTGCTTGCGAAGCTGCAGCGCGATCAAGCGCTTCACGTAGGCGGCATTGACCAATGCCCGCGCGAGATTGCGGTGGTTGGGATAACGTTGCGCGTAGACGGCTACGGCGCGATCGAAATGATGCAGCGCCTGTGCGTATTCGCCCGAGCGGCGCACGATGCGTCCACGGGCCGATTCGATGTTGCCGAGCGCCAGATAGTCATCGGTTTGCTTCAACTCAGCCTCGGCTTGGTCGAGTACACGCAGTCCCTCTTTGGGACGACCAAGCTGGAAGTCAATCCAGCCTTCCTGAATGTGAATCAGAGCGGTAAGCTTCGATTCCTTCACACGGCTAGAGAGGCGTCGAGCTTCGGCGATGTCGTGCAATGCCGCTTCGTACTCCCCTTTTTTGCGGTGCGCTCGTCCCTTCCAGAAATGGCACAGCACCATCAATCTCGGATCGTTTAGTTCGCGTTCAGCCTGCAGGACAAATTGCAGCAGGGAGATCGCGGAATCCGCGTCTTCCTTTGCAATGCAGGAAAATGCCTCGGCCATGCGCAGCAGCAAGTACTCCGCAACCGGCATCTGGCGCCGGTAGTCCATGGAGAAGCGCGCGAGCAAAGATTCTATGAGGCGATGATCCGAGTAGCCTGCATCGACCCACTCGGCCACGCAGAGCACGATGGCTGCGGCATCGGCTTCGCTCGAGTCTGCCTGTTCGACAATGGACGAGGAACTTTCGAGAAGTCGAAATCCGTCTTCAATGCGTCGCTCGCGCACAGCTCTGTTCAGATCGCGAGTCAGTTCCTCCAGGAGTCCGGCCATGCCGGAATTGTACCGCTCTCATCCATATCGGTCTATTGGGAATCTCTAGTGCACATTGCTGATGAGCTTAAGTGTAAATATAAGTCGCATATATGCAATTGTTTACGACTCTTGCATCAGCATATATAGGCCTTAAAGACACTGGTCCGAATCGGGCTACATGGATTGCTCTCTGCTCAATTCTGGCTTCTAATGAGGTGCGCTTGAGGCAGTAAGCAATCCTCGGCTGGGAGAGAACGTATGATTCGGACTCAGGAAATAAATCAAAACGGGAATGGCACACGCTGGGCGGGCATTATTCGTCCGTATTCAAATCACGACGTAGATCGCTTGCGGGGAACGGTCCGAATCGAGTACTCGCTGGCCCGGGCCGGCGCCGAAAAGCTCTGGAAACTCTTGCACGACGAGCCATATATTGCCGCTCTCGGCGCACTGACCGGAAACCAGGCTGTCGAGATGGCTGCGGCTGGTCTGAAGGCAATCTACCTTAGCGGATGGCAGGTGGCAGCAGACGCCAACCTCAGCGGGCAGATGTATCCTGACCAGAGTCTTTACCCCGCGAACAGCGTGCCCGCCGTTGTGCGCGCCATCAACAACGCTCTTGTCCGTGCGGATCAGATTGCGCACAGCGAAGGGCGCGACGGCATCGATTGGATGCTGCCCATCGTCGCCGACGCCGAAGCCGGATTCGGCGGATGTCTGAACGCGTTCGAATTGATGAAAGCCATGATCGAAGCCGGCGCGGCTGCCGTGCATTTCGAAGATCAGCTTTCTTCCGCGAAGAAGTGCGGACACCTTGGTGGGAAGGTTCTCGTTCCCACGCAGGAAGCCGTTCAGAAGCTGGTCGCAGCCCGTCTAGCAGCCGATGTTCTCGGAGTGCCGACGCTGATAGTCGCGCGCACCGATGCCAATTCGGCACAACTGCTCACCAGCGACTGCGATCCATGCGACCGTGAGTTCATCACCGGCGCGCGCACCGTGGAAGGCTTTTACTGCATGCGCGGCGGACTCGACGCCGCTATCGCGCGCGGTCTCGTCTATGCTCCCTACGCCGACTTGATCTGGTGTGAGACTTCGGAACCCAACATGAAAGAGGCGCGCCGCTTCGCCGATGCCATTCACGCCGAGTTCCCGGGCAAGCTGCTTGCGTACAACTGCTCGCCGTCATTCAATTGGAAGGCGAAGCTCTCCGAAACCGAGATCGCCGACTTCCAACGCGAGCTAGGCAAGATGGGCTACAAGTTTCAGTTCGTGACGCTCGCTGGATTCCACGCGCTGAACCTCTCCATGTTCGAGCTGGCGCGTGACTACGCGCACAGCGGAATGTCTGCCTACTCGCAGCTTCAGCAGCGCGAATTCCAAATGGGGGAGAAGCATGGCTACGGCGCGGTGAAGCATCAACGCTTTGTCGGAACCGGATACTTCGACTCCGTCGCCACTGTGATTTCCTCGGGACAGACATCGACGTGCGCTTTGGCGGGATCCACGGAAACAGAGCAGTTCGAGGCAACGCCGACCCATCGTCATGCAGGCGCGATCCGAACCAACGGTCACGTCAGGAACGGCAATGGCCACTCACACACAAATGGATCGGCGCCGAGCTTCCATGCGGAGGAAAGCTTTCCTGCAACTGAAGAGGAAGAAATCGCGTTAATGCCTTCAGGCGACTAAAGTCTGATCTCTGGCCGCCAGTTGCGCGCAACAGCGGCTCCGCTTGAGAACCATCGGCGGAGCCGCCAACTGATTGAGCTAGGGTTTCGCGCCGCCCAAAGCCGCCGTTGCAAGACTTCCACCCAACCCCATCGTCTCGACTGCCGACGAAGGCACAATCACCATCGAGCCGCGCTCTTTGATGGCTTCGTAAAGCATGTTCATCGCGCGCAGATGCAGCGCGACAGGATTGTCCTGATAAGTCGCCGCAGCCTGCGAGAACTTGTCGGAGATCTCGGTTTCAGCTTGACCTAAAATGATACGTGCCTGTCGCTCGCGTTCTGCCTGGGCCTGACGCGACATCGCGTCTTCGAGCGCCTGGGGGATGCGTACATCGCGAATCTCTACTGACTGTACGGTGATTCCCCATGGATTCGTCTTCTCGTCCAGGATGCGCTGCAACTCGCGGCCGAGCGTCTCGCGTTCGGTGATCATCTGCGAAAGTTCGTGACGACCGATTGACTCGCGCAGTCCAGTTTGCGCGCTCATCGTGATCGCCTGCACGAAGTCTTCAACTTCGAGAATTGACTTCTCCGCGTTCCACACCATCCAGAAGACGATTGCGTCCACATTCACCGGGACGGTATCGCGCGTGAGTGTCGATTCAGCGGTTACGCTGGCGACGCGGATACGCTGATCGACGAAGCGGCTCAGGCGATCCACAATGGGAACGACGTGGAACAGGCCTGGCCCGCGCAGGCCAACGTAGCGTCCGAAGCGCAGCACGGCCACCTTCTCCCACTGATCAGCGACCTTGATGGCAAACAGCAGGTAAATTCCCACCGCCAGGCACACATAAAAACCCGTGCGGCTGCCCAGCGCCATCATCAGCGCAAATCCGATTCCGATGGAGATGACGCATAACGCCAGCGCCGTGCCGCTGATCCGATTTTGATTGATGTTCCACATAAATCACCTTCGCTTTCTTACTTCGCTCCGCATCTCTTCGAGTTGTTCGATGAGTTCTTCGACCGTGAATCCGGCTGCGCCCGCGCGCGCCGCAAAATCGGCGACGAGTTGATCGAGGCGGCGGCGCCGGTCAGC
This genomic interval from Terriglobales bacterium contains the following:
- the aceA gene encoding isocitrate lyase, which produces MIRTQEINQNGNGTRWAGIIRPYSNHDVDRLRGTVRIEYSLARAGAEKLWKLLHDEPYIAALGALTGNQAVEMAAAGLKAIYLSGWQVAADANLSGQMYPDQSLYPANSVPAVVRAINNALVRADQIAHSEGRDGIDWMLPIVADAEAGFGGCLNAFELMKAMIEAGAAAVHFEDQLSSAKKCGHLGGKVLVPTQEAVQKLVAARLAADVLGVPTLIVARTDANSAQLLTSDCDPCDREFITGARTVEGFYCMRGGLDAAIARGLVYAPYADLIWCETSEPNMKEARRFADAIHAEFPGKLLAYNCSPSFNWKAKLSETEIADFQRELGKMGYKFQFVTLAGFHALNLSMFELARDYAHSGMSAYSQLQQREFQMGEKHGYGAVKHQRFVGTGYFDSVATVISSGQTSTCALAGSTETEQFEATPTHRHAGAIRTNGHVRNGNGHSHTNGSAPSFHAEESFPATEEEEIALMPSGD
- a CDS encoding slipin family protein; the protein is MWNINQNRISGTALALCVISIGIGFALMMALGSRTGFYVCLAVGIYLLFAIKVADQWEKVAVLRFGRYVGLRGPGLFHVVPIVDRLSRFVDQRIRVASVTAESTLTRDTVPVNVDAIVFWMVWNAEKSILEVEDFVQAITMSAQTGLRESIGRHELSQMITERETLGRELQRILDEKTNPWGITVQSVEIRDVRIPQALEDAMSRQAQAERERQARIILGQAETEISDKFSQAAATYQDNPVALHLRAMNMLYEAIKERGSMVIVPSSAVETMGLGGSLATAALGGAKP